The Acanthopagrus latus isolate v.2019 chromosome 13, fAcaLat1.1, whole genome shotgun sequence genome contains a region encoding:
- the LOC119030688 gene encoding ankyrin repeat domain-containing protein SOWAHA-like, whose protein sequence is MALTQESVLFALITEGGRVKKSELVQKFRGLIDSDDPQDKERNKELFKTFVNNVAFVKEIDGVRFVVVRKMYQHLLDSHHTADKTEPEENQPTGEQQRPPVRREETEGCSGQEGGGGGGGGGGAAGGQTSAASEPDGESAEDPSELLSPVQLALQRTRFTDSFRVKRTLNFEIQKDPHGGQFSRVDAVKKPQNKPFALPLRVQPSTTSRVEIRKLKVDPVEPPESPTLGAFRGKKRTPSAESSISSPQLRRAVKKAEEPKDTRVPSAVPLEQAEHEWLVKCASGHWSQVYGLLLRDGQLADKRDFMSGFSALHWAAKCGNSEMLVKIIDLSRQGGVDIDVNAKTHGGYTPLHIAALHHQEYVMAMLVGEFGADPRIRDNCGKKAYHYLHKGVSATIREMLGEPKAQQVQDGARGQDQGPGLEKEEPDLLTDLSKGLHSISRLFQPHTSSHKKKHKQRPGFFSLSDDPAEDREDGSSFRQRIISDAFM, encoded by the coding sequence ATGGCGTTAACGCAGGAGTCCGTGTTATTCGCGCTGATAACGGAGGGCGGCAGGGTGAAGAAGTCCGAGCTGGTGCAGAAGTTCCGAGGTCTGATCGACAGCGACGATCCGCAGGACAAAGAGCGGAACAAGGAGCTCTTCAAGACCTTCGTCAACAACGTCGCCTTCGTGAAGGAGATCGACGGTGTCCGGTTCGTCGTGGTGAGGAAAATGTACCAGCACTTACTGGACAGTCACCACACTGCGGATAAGACCGAACCTGAAGAGAACCAGCCGACAGGTGAGCAGCAGCGCCCACCTGTGCGGAGAGAGGAGACTGAGGGCTGCAGCgggcaggagggtggaggaggaggaggaggaggaggaggtgctgcaggagGGCAGACATCAGCTGCGTCTGAGCCAGATGGAGAGAGTGCTGAGGATccttcagagctgctgtctcCGGTCCAGCTGGCTCTGCAGAGGACCCGGTTCACAGACAGCTTCAGGGTGAAGCGGACCCTGAACTTTGAGATCCAGAAGGACCCACATGGAGGTCAGTTCTCCAGAGTGGACGCAGTGAAGAAGCCCCAGAACAAACCCTTCGCCCTGCCGCTGAGAGTGCAGCCCAGCACCACCTCCAGAGTCGAGATCCGTAAGCTGAAGGTGGACCCGGTAGAACCTCCTGAAAGCCCGACACTGGGCGCCTTCAGGGGCAAGAAGAGAACCCCGTCAGCGGAGTCCAGCATCAGCTCCCCCCAGCTGAGGAGGGCGGTGAAGAAGGCGGAGGAGCCCAAAGACACCAGGGTCCCCTCAGCGGTCCCCCTGGAGCAGGCGGAGCACGAGTGGCTGGTGAAGTGCGCCTCGGGCCACTGGAGCCAGGTGTACGGGCTGCTGCTGAGGGACGGCCAGCTGGCAGACAAGAGGGACTTCATGTCGGGCTTCAGCGCCCTACACTGGGCCGCCAAGTGTGGCAACAGCGAGATGCTGGTGAAGATCATCGACCTGTCCAGACAAGGAGGGGTCGACATCGACGTCAACGCAAAGACCCACGGCGGGTACACGCCGCTGCACATCGCCGCCCTGCACCACCAGGAGTACGTCATGGCCATGCTGGTGGGCGAGTTCGGGGCCGACCCCAGAATCAGGGACAACTGCGGGAAGAAGGCCTACCACTACCTGCACAAAGGTGTTTCTGCCACCATCAGAGAGATGCTGGGGGAACCCAAAGCCCAGCAGGTTCAGGACGGGGCCCGGGGCCAGGACCAGGGCCCGGGCCTGGAGAAGGAAGAGCCGGACCTCCTCACGGATCTCTCCAAGGGCCTGCACTCGATCAGTCGTCTCTTCCAGCCGCACACGAGCAGCCACAAGAAGAAGCACAAGCAGCGGCCCGGGTTCTTCTCCCTGAGCGACGACCCGGCCGAGGACCGAGAGGACGGCAGCAGCTTCAGGCAGAGGATCATATCGGACGCCTTCATGTGA